The proteins below come from a single Clostridia bacterium genomic window:
- the lexA gene encoding transcriptional repressor LexA produces the protein MPRRRAAYQNRQQMVLSFIAQNVTAKGYPPSVREIAKALGIKSTATVYKYLKSLEELGFIRRRARLPRAIEISNNTTFSVPVVGKVTAGLPILAVQNIDSRVPLPTGLLAVDQDCFILKVQGNSMIGAGIFDGDFLVVRQQHHADNGDIVVAQLGDEATVKRFYQYAQGTIKLEPENPQMEPIIAKDKDVKILGRVIGLVRSY, from the coding sequence ATGCCCAGAAGGAGAGCTGCTTACCAAAACAGGCAACAAATGGTTTTAAGTTTCATCGCCCAAAACGTAACTGCCAAGGGGTATCCGCCATCCGTACGAGAGATTGCCAAGGCGCTGGGCATTAAATCCACTGCCACCGTATACAAATACCTTAAATCGCTCGAAGAACTCGGCTTTATTCGCAGGAGGGCGCGGCTACCGAGAGCCATAGAGATTTCCAATAACACCACTTTTTCTGTTCCTGTCGTTGGGAAGGTGACAGCTGGACTGCCCATCCTCGCCGTTCAGAACATTGACAGTAGGGTTCCACTTCCGACTGGACTGTTAGCTGTAGACCAGGATTGCTTCATCCTCAAGGTTCAGGGTAATAGCATGATTGGGGCAGGTATATTCGATGGCGATTTCCTAGTAGTACGGCAGCAGCATCATGCCGATAATGGCGACATTGTGGTAGCTCAGTTAGGTGACGAAGCAACCGTAAAGCGTTTTTACCAATACGCGCAAGGCACCATTAAGCTTGAGCCAGAAAATCCCCAGATGGAACCAATTATTGCCAAAGATAAAGACGTTAAAATCTTAGGTAGAGTAATAGGCCTAGTTAGGTCCTACTAG